A genomic region of Micromonospora sp. NBC_01796 contains the following coding sequences:
- a CDS encoding solute symporter family protein, producing MPTVFAAAAGDNTARTLTITLFLVFVAATLAITIWASRQTKTATDFYAGGRSFTGFQNGMAIGGDYMSAASFLGIAGIIALYGYDGFLYSIGFLVAWLVALLLVAELLRNSGRYTMADVLAFRMRQRPVRTAAAVSTITVSIFYLLAQMVGAGALVALLLGIRPGTTFLGMDADAAKIATIIMVGALMIIYVTVGGMKGTTYVQIVKAFLLMSGALVMTLLVLAHYKFNLSALLGDAAATSGKGDAFLEPGLRYGVEVAGNATQTFYNKVDLLSLGIALVLGTAGLPHILIRFYTVPTAKAARKSVLWAIGIIGTFYLFTLALGFGAAALVGGEAITAQDKAGNTAAPQLAQALGADLFGSDLGGATLLAIIAAVAFATILAVVAGLTLASSSSLAHDFYANVIKRGEASERQEVRVARISAFVIGAISIALSIFAQNLNVAFLVALAFAVAASGNLPAILYSLFWKRFNTSGAVWAIYGGLISAVVLVFFSPVVSGAATSMFPDHDWQWFPLSNPGIISIPLGFLAGWIGTIVSKETDEEKYAELEVRALTGHGAH from the coding sequence ATGCCCACCGTGTTCGCCGCTGCGGCCGGGGACAACACCGCCCGTACGCTCACCATCACGCTGTTCCTGGTCTTCGTCGCGGCCACCCTCGCCATCACCATCTGGGCCAGCCGGCAGACCAAGACCGCCACCGACTTCTACGCCGGTGGCCGTTCGTTCACCGGTTTCCAGAACGGCATGGCCATCGGCGGCGACTACATGTCGGCGGCCTCGTTCCTGGGCATCGCCGGCATCATCGCCCTGTACGGCTACGACGGCTTCCTCTACTCGATCGGTTTCCTGGTCGCGTGGCTGGTCGCGCTGCTGCTGGTGGCCGAGCTGCTGCGTAACTCCGGCCGCTACACGATGGCGGACGTGCTGGCGTTCCGGATGCGGCAACGGCCGGTCCGTACCGCCGCAGCGGTCTCCACCATCACCGTGTCGATCTTCTACCTGCTGGCCCAGATGGTCGGCGCGGGTGCACTGGTCGCGCTGCTGCTGGGGATCCGGCCGGGGACGACGTTCCTGGGCATGGACGCCGACGCCGCGAAGATCGCGACCATCATCATGGTCGGCGCCCTGATGATCATCTACGTGACCGTGGGTGGCATGAAGGGCACCACGTACGTGCAGATCGTCAAGGCGTTCCTGCTGATGAGCGGTGCGCTGGTGATGACCCTGCTGGTGCTGGCGCACTACAAGTTCAACCTCTCCGCGCTGCTCGGCGACGCGGCGGCGACCTCCGGCAAGGGGGACGCGTTCCTCGAACCGGGACTCCGGTACGGCGTGGAGGTGGCCGGCAACGCCACCCAGACCTTCTACAACAAGGTCGACCTGCTCTCGCTCGGCATCGCCCTGGTGCTCGGCACCGCCGGCCTGCCGCACATCCTGATCCGGTTCTACACCGTGCCGACCGCGAAGGCGGCCCGCAAGAGCGTGCTCTGGGCGATCGGCATCATCGGCACCTTCTACCTGTTCACCCTGGCCCTCGGCTTCGGCGCGGCGGCCCTGGTGGGCGGGGAGGCGATCACCGCGCAGGACAAGGCCGGCAACACCGCCGCGCCGCAGCTCGCCCAGGCACTCGGGGCCGACCTCTTCGGCAGTGACCTCGGCGGGGCCACCCTGCTCGCGATCATCGCCGCGGTCGCCTTCGCCACCATCCTCGCCGTGGTCGCCGGCCTCACGCTGGCGTCGTCGTCGAGCCTGGCGCACGACTTCTACGCCAACGTGATCAAGCGGGGCGAGGCGTCGGAGCGGCAGGAGGTACGGGTCGCCCGGATCTCGGCGTTCGTGATCGGCGCGATCTCCATCGCACTGTCCATCTTCGCGCAGAACCTCAACGTCGCCTTCCTGGTGGCGCTGGCGTTCGCGGTCGCGGCGTCCGGAAACCTGCCGGCCATCCTCTACAGCCTGTTCTGGAAGAGGTTCAACACGTCCGGTGCGGTCTGGGCGATCTACGGCGGTCTGATCAGCGCCGTGGTGCTGGTGTTCTTCTCGCCGGTGGTCTCCGGCGCGGCGACCTCGATGTTCCCGGACCACGACTGGCAGTGGTTCCCGCTGTCCAACCCGGGCATCATCTCGATCCCGCTCGGCTTCCTGGCCGGTTGGATCGGGACGATCGTCTCCAAGGAGACCGACGAGGAGAAGTACGCCGAGCTCGAGGTCCGCGCACTGACCGGACACGGGGCGCACTGA
- a CDS encoding NAD-dependent epimerase/dehydratase family protein — translation MVVTQRFGQGHRILVTGGAGFVPSHLVDALIARGCTVVAVDNFVTGSKENVAHLIEHPRFTLVEADVSEGLPQHEPAIAERFDAILHLASPASPTDFASLPIEILRVGSIATLHLLDRAVADGARFVMASTSEAYGDPKEHPQQETYWGNVNPVGIRSVYDEAKRFSEAATMAYHRFHGLDAGIVRIFNTYGPRMRPDDGRAIPTFITQALRGEPITVHGTGTQTRSICYVDDLVRGILLLLDSTETGPINCGTEHEVTMTELAELIVSLTGSGSSVAYVNRTADDPEMRRPDLTLARERLGYAPTVTPTEGLRRTIEHFSHRLG, via the coding sequence ATGGTGGTAACCCAGCGATTCGGACAAGGTCACCGCATTCTCGTCACCGGAGGCGCTGGGTTCGTCCCGTCTCACCTGGTCGACGCGCTGATCGCCCGTGGTTGCACGGTCGTCGCGGTGGACAACTTCGTCACCGGGTCGAAGGAGAACGTCGCCCACCTGATCGAGCACCCGCGATTCACCCTGGTCGAGGCCGACGTCTCCGAGGGTCTGCCCCAGCACGAGCCGGCGATCGCCGAGCGGTTCGACGCCATCCTGCACCTGGCGTCCCCGGCGAGCCCGACCGACTTCGCCTCCCTGCCGATCGAGATCCTGCGGGTCGGTTCCATCGCCACGCTGCACCTGCTCGACCGGGCGGTCGCCGACGGTGCCCGGTTCGTCATGGCCTCCACCTCCGAGGCGTACGGCGACCCCAAGGAGCACCCGCAGCAGGAGACCTACTGGGGCAACGTGAACCCGGTGGGCATCCGCAGCGTCTACGACGAGGCCAAGCGGTTCTCCGAGGCGGCCACCATGGCGTACCACCGGTTCCACGGGCTCGACGCGGGCATCGTCCGGATCTTCAACACGTACGGGCCCCGGATGCGGCCGGACGACGGGCGGGCCATCCCGACCTTCATCACCCAGGCGCTGCGCGGCGAGCCGATCACCGTGCACGGCACCGGCACCCAGACCCGTTCGATCTGCTACGTCGACGACCTGGTCCGGGGCATCCTGCTGCTGCTCGACTCGACCGAGACCGGTCCGATCAACTGCGGCACCGAGCACGAGGTCACGATGACCGAGCTGGCCGAGCTGATCGTGAGCCTGACCGGGAGCGGTTCCTCGGTGGCGTACGTCAACCGGACCGCTGACGACCCGGAGATGCGCCGGCCGGACCTGACGCTGGCCCGGGAGCGGCTGGGCTACGCGCCGACCGTCACCCCCACCGAGGGACTCCGTCGTACGATCGAGCACTTCAGCCACCGGTTGGGCTGA
- a CDS encoding flavin reductase family protein: protein MFHVNPEPGARIHDTDPFATPETDRSPVRRMRGRLATAVTLWTAGGDPVPPAGLTVSSTLVADGEPGRLLGLVDEESEFWTSASATGRFAVATLGPAHRQLADRFAGLFPAPGGLFATGDWTSTGYGPVPADAGAFMGCRLDGFREFGWSLLVEATIEVVEVVGESVPMVYHRGRYRGLAD, encoded by the coding sequence GTGTTTCACGTGAATCCAGAACCGGGTGCCCGGATCCACGACACCGACCCGTTCGCCACGCCCGAGACCGACCGGTCGCCCGTACGCCGGATGCGTGGCCGGCTGGCCACGGCGGTGACCCTCTGGACGGCCGGTGGTGACCCGGTCCCGCCGGCCGGTCTGACCGTCTCCTCGACCCTGGTGGCCGACGGCGAGCCGGGCCGGCTGCTCGGCCTGGTAGACGAGGAGTCGGAGTTCTGGACCTCGGCGTCGGCGACCGGGCGGTTCGCGGTCGCCACCCTCGGCCCGGCGCACCGGCAGCTCGCCGACCGGTTCGCCGGCCTCTTCCCCGCGCCGGGTGGACTCTTCGCCACCGGTGACTGGACTTCCACCGGGTACGGCCCGGTGCCGGCGGACGCCGGGGCCTTCATGGGGTGCCGCCTGGACGGCTTCCGCGAGTTCGGCTGGTCCCTGCTGGTGGAGGCCACCATCGAGGTGGTCGAGGTGGTCGGCGAGAGCGTGCCGATGGTGTACCACCGGGGTCGCTACCGGGGCCTGGCCGACTGA
- a CDS encoding DUF485 domain-containing protein yields MSTDAPAPANAPDRYIAVQQSDEFSGLRKALRGFVFPMTVAFFLWYALYVILSAYARGFMSTKLFGSNINVALVFGLLQFVSTFLIAWLYSRYADRKLDPVADKIREDLDKGADS; encoded by the coding sequence ATGTCCACGGATGCTCCCGCACCGGCGAACGCGCCGGATCGGTACATCGCCGTACAACAGTCGGACGAATTCAGCGGGCTCCGCAAGGCGCTGCGCGGCTTCGTCTTCCCGATGACGGTGGCGTTCTTCCTCTGGTACGCGCTCTACGTGATCCTCTCCGCGTACGCACGCGGCTTCATGAGCACCAAGTTGTTCGGCAGCAACATCAACGTGGCGCTCGTCTTCGGGCTGCTCCAGTTCGTCTCCACGTTCCTGATCGCGTGGCTCTACTCGCGCTACGCCGATCGCAAGCTCGACCCGGTAGCGGACAAGATCCGGGAAGACCTCGACAAGGGGGCCGATTCCTGA